A stretch of the Polyodon spathula isolate WHYD16114869_AA unplaced genomic scaffold, ASM1765450v1 scaffolds_731, whole genome shotgun sequence genome encodes the following:
- the hip1 gene encoding huntingtin-interacting protein 1 isoform X1, which produces MDRVKNSMQQVQNPIPKVLNRRAGANSLEAEKENFERSQVVSINKAINAQEVAVKEKHARTCILGTHHEKGALTFWAAVHRLPLSSNAVLCWKFCHVFHKLLRDGHHSVLKDSMRNKADLSDMSRMWGHLSEGYGRLCSIYLKLLITKMEFHSKNPRFPGNLMMTDKQLDETGENDVNNFFQMTVEMFDYLECELNLFLAVFNSLDMSRSVSVTTAGQCRLAPLIQVILDCSHLYDYIVKLLFKLHSCLPADTLQGHRDRFQEQFRKLKDLLYRSSNLQYFKRLIQIPQLPENPPNFLRASALSEHISPVVVIPLESSSPDNEPSVETEELVDMDTALQPTHGESKFDDLFGTSSASDPFNFNSQNGMYKDDKDRLIEQLSRDIRALKEELETFKAESHRLCQALRGRISELEAELAEQTHLKQQALDEGEFLRAELEDLRRRREDTEKAQRSLTEVEKKAQANEQRYAKLKEKYTELVQSHAELLRKNAEVTRQVTVARAAQDEVESVRREMQEKLKEAQEESQHRDEEQSEKLQVLQRELAGSREQLSTLRASITSSQQMSTDLSSKIEALEQDKGGLAEAVAQKEAELSVLGVELERLQSTLSSERDSAVKTAEVLQNQLNEKESHEQALERQLAAERLALLRSSVEEGERIIQDALARLEHPAHIGCTSSADYLVSRSQAALESLNRLQTGQQQYLSDPTDVSELLRAVAQLAHLVGDTIVQGSATSHMAPQEQADMLSEAVKSCGGDALVFLQLLKEEETLGSADSTVLREGLARITCIGEELRPKGLDIDQGELGDLVEQELAATSAAVESAAARVEEMLSQARAADTGIKMEVNERILASCTDLMQAIKVLILSSKDLQRDIVESGRGAASTKEFYAKNSRWTEGLISASKAVGYGATVMVDAADLVVQGKGKFEELMVCSHEIAASTAQLVAASKVKADKGSANLGRLQQASRGVNQATASVVASTKNAKSQIEDTETMDFSSMTLTQIKRQEMDSQVRVLELENHLQKERQKLGELRKKHYELAGVAEGWEEEEGTGAGC; this is translated from the exons GTTGTCAGCATCAACAAGGCCATTAATGCCCAAGAGGTTGCTGTGAAGGAGAAGCATGCCAGGA CCTGCATCCTGGGGACGCATCACGAGAAGGGCGCGCTCACGTTCTGGGCTGCAGTCCACCGGCTCCCCCTCTCCAGCAACGCCGTGCTCTGCTGGAAGTTCTGCCACGTCTTCCACAAGCTGCTGCGTGATGGCCACCACAGC GTCCTGAAAGACTCCATGAGGAACAAGGCAGACTTGAGTGATATGAGCAGGATGTGG GGCCATCTGAGTGAGGGTTACGGCAGGCTGTGCAGCATCTACCTCAAACTGCTCATCACCAAAATGGAGTTCCACAGCAAG aacccACGCTTTCCTGGGAACCTCATGATGACAGACAAACAGCTGGACGAGACCGGGGAGAATGACGTCAACAACTT cttccagaTGACGGTGGAAATGTTTGATTATCTGGAGTGTGAGCTGAACCTGTTCCTGGCAG TGTTCAACTCTCTGGACATGTCCCGCTCTGTGTCCGTGACGACAGCTGGACAGTGTCGGCTGGCCCCGCTCATTCAGGTCATCCTGGACTGCAGCCATCTGTACGACTACATTGTGAAACTGCTCTTCAAACTGCATTCCT GTCTCCCTGCAGATACCTTGCAAGGCCACCGAGACAGATTCCAGGAGCAGTTCAGGAA ATTAAAGGATCTTTTGTACCGATCAAGTAACCTGCAGTATTTCAAGAGACTCATTCAGATCCCACAGCTGCCAGAG AACCCCCCGAATTTCCTGCGTGCCTCGGCTCTGTCGGAGCACATCAGCCCGGTGGTGGTGATCCCGCTGGAGAGCTCCTCCCCCGATAATGAGCCCAGCGTGGAGACTGAGGAGCTGGTGGACATGGACACTGCGCTGCAGCCG ACTCATGGCGAAAGCAAATTTGACGACCTCTTCGGAACCTCTTCAGCCAGCGATCCGTTTAATTTCAACAGTCAGAATGGGATGTACAAGGATGATAA AGACCGTCTCATCGAGCAGCTGTCCAGAGACATCAGGGCTCTGAAGGAGGAGCTGGAGACCTTCAAGGCTGAG AGTCACCGGCTGTGCCAGGCCCTGCGGGGGCGGATCAGTGAGCTGGAGGCGGAGCTGGCAGAGCAGACACACCTGAAGCAGCAGGCGCTGGACGAGGGGGAGTTCCTGCGAGCCGAGCTGGAGGACCTGCGCAGGAGGAGGGAGGACACAGAGAAAGCACAGCGCAGCCTCACCGAGGTTGAGA agAAAGCCCAGGCCAACGAGCAGAGGTACGCCAAACTGAAAGAGAAGTACACAGAGCTGGTGCAGAGCCACGCCGAGCTGCTGAGGAAG AATGCGGAGGTGACCAGGCAGGTGACGGTGGCTCGAGCGGCGCAGGACGAGGTGGAGAGCGTCAGGAGGGAGATGCAGGAGAAGCTGAAGGAGGCTCAGGAGGAGAGCCAGCACAGA GATGAAGAGCAGAGCGAGAAGCTGCAGGTCCTGCAGAGAGAGCTGGCTGGGAGTCGAGAGCAGCTGAGCACACTGCGGGCCTCCATCACCTCCTCACAGCAG atGAGCACGGATCTGAGCTCCAAGATTGAGGCTCTGGAGCAGGACAAGGGCGGTCTAGCCGAGGCGGTGGCGCAGAAGGAGGCGGAGCTCTCTGTGTTGGGGGTGGAGCTAGAGCGGCTGCAGAGCACCCTGTCGAGCGAGCGGGACAGCGCAGTGAAAACAGCAGAGGTGCTGCAGAACCAGCTCAACGAGAAG GAGAGCCATGAGCAGGCCCTGGAGAGGCAGCTGGCAGCGGAGAGGCTGGCCCTGCTCAGGAGTAGcgtggaggagggggagaggatcATCCAGGACGCACTGGCCCGGCTCGAGCACCCCGCTCACATCGGCTGCACCAGCTCTGCAG ATTACCTGGTATCCAGAAGCCAGGCTGCGCTGGAGTCCCTCAACAGGCTACAGACAGGCCAGCAGCAGTACCTGAGTGACCCGACAG ATGTGAGCGAGCTGCTGCGAGCGGTCGCCCAGTTGGCCCACCTGGTGGGGGACACGATCGTGCAGGGCAGCGCCACCTCCCACATGGCTCCTCAGGAGCAGGCAGACA TGCTCTCCGAGGCTGTGAAGTCCTGCGGGGGGGACGCTCTGGTGTTCCTGCAGCTGCTGAAGGAGGAGGAGACCCTGGGCAGCGCTGACAGCACCGTGCTGAGGGAGGGCCTAGCCAGGATAACCTGCATCGGGGAG gagctgAGACCGAAGGGTCTGGATATTGACCAGGGGGAGCTGGGGGACCTGGTAGAGCAGGAGCTGGCAGCCACCTCCGCAGCAGTGGAGTCTGCAGCAGCCAGAGTCGAG GAAATGCTGAGCCAGGCCCGAGCTGCAGACACCGGGATCAAAATGGAGGTCAATGAGAG GATCCTGGCCTCCTGCACTGACCTCATGCAGGCGATCAAGGTGCTGATCCTGTCCTCCAAGGACCTCCAGCGTGACATCGTGGAGAGCGGGAGG GGGGCAGCATCAACTAAGGAGTTCTATGCGAAGAATTCCCGCTGGACAGAGGGCCTGATCTCAGCCTCCAAGGCTGTCGGCTATGGAGCCACGGTGATGGT AGACGCGGCAGACCTGGTCGTCCAGGGCAAGGGCAAGTTCGAGGAGCTGATGGTGTGTTCTCACGAGATCGCAGCCAGTACAGCGCAGCTAGTGGCTGCCTCCAAG GTGAAGGCTGACAAGGGCAGTGCCAACCTGGGCAGGCTGCAGCAGGCCTCCCGAGGGGTGAACCAGGCCACCGCCAGCGTCGTGGCTTCTACCAAGAACGCCAAGTCCCAGATCGAGGACACAG AGACTATGGACTTCTCCAGCATGACCCTCACTCAGATTAAGAGGCAGGAGATGGATTCCCAG GTGCGTGTGCTGGAGCTGGAGAATCACCTGCAGAAGGAGCGTCAGAAGCTGGGCGAGCTGAGGAAGAAGCACTACGAGCTGGCCGGAGTGGCAGAGggctgggaggaggaggagg GGACAGGCGCTGGCTGCTGA
- the hip1 gene encoding huntingtin-interacting protein 1 isoform X2, which produces MDLGKMVVSINKAINAQEVAVKEKHARTCILGTHHEKGALTFWAAVHRLPLSSNAVLCWKFCHVFHKLLRDGHHSVLKDSMRNKADLSDMSRMWGHLSEGYGRLCSIYLKLLITKMEFHSKNPRFPGNLMMTDKQLDETGENDVNNFFQMTVEMFDYLECELNLFLAVFNSLDMSRSVSVTTAGQCRLAPLIQVILDCSHLYDYIVKLLFKLHSCLPADTLQGHRDRFQEQFRKLKDLLYRSSNLQYFKRLIQIPQLPENPPNFLRASALSEHISPVVVIPLESSSPDNEPSVETEELVDMDTALQPTHGESKFDDLFGTSSASDPFNFNSQNGMYKDDKDRLIEQLSRDIRALKEELETFKAESHRLCQALRGRISELEAELAEQTHLKQQALDEGEFLRAELEDLRRRREDTEKAQRSLTEVEKKAQANEQRYAKLKEKYTELVQSHAELLRKNAEVTRQVTVARAAQDEVESVRREMQEKLKEAQEESQHRDEEQSEKLQVLQRELAGSREQLSTLRASITSSQQMSTDLSSKIEALEQDKGGLAEAVAQKEAELSVLGVELERLQSTLSSERDSAVKTAEVLQNQLNEKESHEQALERQLAAERLALLRSSVEEGERIIQDALARLEHPAHIGCTSSADYLVSRSQAALESLNRLQTGQQQYLSDPTDVSELLRAVAQLAHLVGDTIVQGSATSHMAPQEQADMLSEAVKSCGGDALVFLQLLKEEETLGSADSTVLREGLARITCIGEELRPKGLDIDQGELGDLVEQELAATSAAVESAAARVEEMLSQARAADTGIKMEVNERILASCTDLMQAIKVLILSSKDLQRDIVESGRGAASTKEFYAKNSRWTEGLISASKAVGYGATVMVDAADLVVQGKGKFEELMVCSHEIAASTAQLVAASKVKADKGSANLGRLQQASRGVNQATASVVASTKNAKSQIEDTETMDFSSMTLTQIKRQEMDSQVRVLELENHLQKERQKLGELRKKHYELAGVAEGWEEEEGTGAGC; this is translated from the exons ATGGACCTTGGGAAAATG GTTGTCAGCATCAACAAGGCCATTAATGCCCAAGAGGTTGCTGTGAAGGAGAAGCATGCCAGGA CCTGCATCCTGGGGACGCATCACGAGAAGGGCGCGCTCACGTTCTGGGCTGCAGTCCACCGGCTCCCCCTCTCCAGCAACGCCGTGCTCTGCTGGAAGTTCTGCCACGTCTTCCACAAGCTGCTGCGTGATGGCCACCACAGC GTCCTGAAAGACTCCATGAGGAACAAGGCAGACTTGAGTGATATGAGCAGGATGTGG GGCCATCTGAGTGAGGGTTACGGCAGGCTGTGCAGCATCTACCTCAAACTGCTCATCACCAAAATGGAGTTCCACAGCAAG aacccACGCTTTCCTGGGAACCTCATGATGACAGACAAACAGCTGGACGAGACCGGGGAGAATGACGTCAACAACTT cttccagaTGACGGTGGAAATGTTTGATTATCTGGAGTGTGAGCTGAACCTGTTCCTGGCAG TGTTCAACTCTCTGGACATGTCCCGCTCTGTGTCCGTGACGACAGCTGGACAGTGTCGGCTGGCCCCGCTCATTCAGGTCATCCTGGACTGCAGCCATCTGTACGACTACATTGTGAAACTGCTCTTCAAACTGCATTCCT GTCTCCCTGCAGATACCTTGCAAGGCCACCGAGACAGATTCCAGGAGCAGTTCAGGAA ATTAAAGGATCTTTTGTACCGATCAAGTAACCTGCAGTATTTCAAGAGACTCATTCAGATCCCACAGCTGCCAGAG AACCCCCCGAATTTCCTGCGTGCCTCGGCTCTGTCGGAGCACATCAGCCCGGTGGTGGTGATCCCGCTGGAGAGCTCCTCCCCCGATAATGAGCCCAGCGTGGAGACTGAGGAGCTGGTGGACATGGACACTGCGCTGCAGCCG ACTCATGGCGAAAGCAAATTTGACGACCTCTTCGGAACCTCTTCAGCCAGCGATCCGTTTAATTTCAACAGTCAGAATGGGATGTACAAGGATGATAA AGACCGTCTCATCGAGCAGCTGTCCAGAGACATCAGGGCTCTGAAGGAGGAGCTGGAGACCTTCAAGGCTGAG AGTCACCGGCTGTGCCAGGCCCTGCGGGGGCGGATCAGTGAGCTGGAGGCGGAGCTGGCAGAGCAGACACACCTGAAGCAGCAGGCGCTGGACGAGGGGGAGTTCCTGCGAGCCGAGCTGGAGGACCTGCGCAGGAGGAGGGAGGACACAGAGAAAGCACAGCGCAGCCTCACCGAGGTTGAGA agAAAGCCCAGGCCAACGAGCAGAGGTACGCCAAACTGAAAGAGAAGTACACAGAGCTGGTGCAGAGCCACGCCGAGCTGCTGAGGAAG AATGCGGAGGTGACCAGGCAGGTGACGGTGGCTCGAGCGGCGCAGGACGAGGTGGAGAGCGTCAGGAGGGAGATGCAGGAGAAGCTGAAGGAGGCTCAGGAGGAGAGCCAGCACAGA GATGAAGAGCAGAGCGAGAAGCTGCAGGTCCTGCAGAGAGAGCTGGCTGGGAGTCGAGAGCAGCTGAGCACACTGCGGGCCTCCATCACCTCCTCACAGCAG atGAGCACGGATCTGAGCTCCAAGATTGAGGCTCTGGAGCAGGACAAGGGCGGTCTAGCCGAGGCGGTGGCGCAGAAGGAGGCGGAGCTCTCTGTGTTGGGGGTGGAGCTAGAGCGGCTGCAGAGCACCCTGTCGAGCGAGCGGGACAGCGCAGTGAAAACAGCAGAGGTGCTGCAGAACCAGCTCAACGAGAAG GAGAGCCATGAGCAGGCCCTGGAGAGGCAGCTGGCAGCGGAGAGGCTGGCCCTGCTCAGGAGTAGcgtggaggagggggagaggatcATCCAGGACGCACTGGCCCGGCTCGAGCACCCCGCTCACATCGGCTGCACCAGCTCTGCAG ATTACCTGGTATCCAGAAGCCAGGCTGCGCTGGAGTCCCTCAACAGGCTACAGACAGGCCAGCAGCAGTACCTGAGTGACCCGACAG ATGTGAGCGAGCTGCTGCGAGCGGTCGCCCAGTTGGCCCACCTGGTGGGGGACACGATCGTGCAGGGCAGCGCCACCTCCCACATGGCTCCTCAGGAGCAGGCAGACA TGCTCTCCGAGGCTGTGAAGTCCTGCGGGGGGGACGCTCTGGTGTTCCTGCAGCTGCTGAAGGAGGAGGAGACCCTGGGCAGCGCTGACAGCACCGTGCTGAGGGAGGGCCTAGCCAGGATAACCTGCATCGGGGAG gagctgAGACCGAAGGGTCTGGATATTGACCAGGGGGAGCTGGGGGACCTGGTAGAGCAGGAGCTGGCAGCCACCTCCGCAGCAGTGGAGTCTGCAGCAGCCAGAGTCGAG GAAATGCTGAGCCAGGCCCGAGCTGCAGACACCGGGATCAAAATGGAGGTCAATGAGAG GATCCTGGCCTCCTGCACTGACCTCATGCAGGCGATCAAGGTGCTGATCCTGTCCTCCAAGGACCTCCAGCGTGACATCGTGGAGAGCGGGAGG GGGGCAGCATCAACTAAGGAGTTCTATGCGAAGAATTCCCGCTGGACAGAGGGCCTGATCTCAGCCTCCAAGGCTGTCGGCTATGGAGCCACGGTGATGGT AGACGCGGCAGACCTGGTCGTCCAGGGCAAGGGCAAGTTCGAGGAGCTGATGGTGTGTTCTCACGAGATCGCAGCCAGTACAGCGCAGCTAGTGGCTGCCTCCAAG GTGAAGGCTGACAAGGGCAGTGCCAACCTGGGCAGGCTGCAGCAGGCCTCCCGAGGGGTGAACCAGGCCACCGCCAGCGTCGTGGCTTCTACCAAGAACGCCAAGTCCCAGATCGAGGACACAG AGACTATGGACTTCTCCAGCATGACCCTCACTCAGATTAAGAGGCAGGAGATGGATTCCCAG GTGCGTGTGCTGGAGCTGGAGAATCACCTGCAGAAGGAGCGTCAGAAGCTGGGCGAGCTGAGGAAGAAGCACTACGAGCTGGCCGGAGTGGCAGAGggctgggaggaggaggagg GGACAGGCGCTGGCTGCTGA